The following are encoded in a window of Desulforegulaceae bacterium genomic DNA:
- a CDS encoding MMPL family transporter — MKIFINRYVVIILSLILTLPFLIKLGKVKVEDNVDYFHDKQNPDIKFYDSFKKLFENDEFFIIAFKKKDIFTSKNLKTIKLITKDLESLKEVREVKSLSNIDHTLGENEFFIVKKFLETIPEDKDELKNLKDEALSNPLFEKNFISKDGKTGAIIVYVYENTGDSEYRKKTINKCRSKLAEYKAETGEVFIGGWTITNYYLSHLMQKDLKNFIPVTYLFITIAIFLIFRNLWLVFLSFSSISLCMICTMGVFYYLGISINNVTTIIPPLVMALALCDTVHIFSYLGNYSFETKSEKRANIIVILKKLFLPCFLTSFTTAIGFASLYVSEIPPIKDFAKAATIGMVFEFVFAFTFLPSMLLLVPFEKAVERKSILNLDKLLGLISKTVRSHFMLINFIGFSVIAGSVYFTLDISTETNVIEYFKKNSDIQKSNQFIKENLAGLSTFDISIQGKKEDAFKEPEALKVIEKIQTYMDKIKGVDKTLSFVDFLKDMNKSFHNENDDFLIIPESREMVSQYLLIYDSDDIKEYINNDFDHARISVRISEDSTKEQKIIIQKINAYIEQSGFDGFSVRITGRVFNDVIMIDSLVRSQIWSLFIAGFIIISIMFVIMKSFKLGFLSIIPNLLPIIINFGIMGFFGIPLNAATALIAAVALGIAVDDTIHFLTTYSKYSKVSATASQAVDLTIMDKGKAIITSSFILTIGFGTLVLSSFVPSIYFGLLCSIIMVTAVIGDLLFLPSLILFTYKIKNREIADEVL; from the coding sequence ATGAAAATCTTTATTAACAGGTACGTAGTTATCATTTTATCTTTGATCTTAACCCTTCCTTTTTTGATCAAGCTTGGAAAGGTTAAAGTTGAAGATAATGTAGATTATTTTCATGATAAACAAAATCCGGATATAAAGTTTTATGATTCTTTTAAAAAACTTTTTGAAAATGATGAGTTCTTTATAATTGCTTTTAAAAAGAAAGATATTTTTACTTCAAAGAATTTAAAAACAATTAAATTAATAACCAAAGATTTGGAAAGCTTAAAAGAGGTAAGGGAGGTAAAAAGTCTTTCCAACATTGATCATACTCTTGGCGAAAATGAGTTTTTTATTGTTAAAAAATTTTTGGAAACCATACCGGAAGACAAAGATGAATTAAAGAATTTGAAAGATGAAGCCTTATCCAATCCTTTGTTTGAAAAAAATTTTATATCAAAAGATGGGAAAACAGGAGCCATTATAGTTTATGTTTATGAAAATACCGGGGATAGTGAATATCGAAAAAAAACAATAAATAAATGTCGAAGTAAATTAGCCGAATATAAAGCTGAAACTGGAGAAGTATTTATTGGTGGCTGGACAATCACAAATTATTATTTAAGCCATTTGATGCAAAAGGATCTTAAAAATTTTATCCCAGTAACCTACCTTTTTATTACCATAGCAATTTTTTTAATTTTCAGGAACTTATGGCTTGTTTTTTTGTCTTTTTCAAGCATTTCTTTGTGTATGATTTGCACAATGGGTGTTTTTTATTATCTGGGTATAAGCATCAATAATGTAACAACAATAATTCCTCCTCTTGTTATGGCACTTGCTCTGTGCGACACTGTACATATATTTTCTTATTTGGGTAATTATTCTTTTGAAACAAAAAGTGAAAAAAGAGCAAATATCATTGTTATTTTAAAAAAATTATTTTTGCCGTGTTTTTTGACAAGCTTTACAACAGCTATTGGTTTTGCATCTTTATATGTAAGTGAAATTCCACCAATAAAAGACTTTGCCAAAGCTGCTACCATAGGTATGGTTTTTGAGTTTGTTTTTGCATTTACTTTTCTTCCTTCAATGCTTCTTTTAGTACCATTTGAAAAAGCTGTTGAAAGAAAATCTATATTAAATCTAGATAAATTATTAGGTTTAATTTCTAAAACTGTAAGATCTCATTTTATGCTCATTAATTTTATTGGATTTTCAGTTATTGCTGGTTCTGTTTATTTTACTTTAGATATAAGCACAGAAACAAATGTTATAGAATATTTTAAAAAGAATAGCGATATTCAGAAATCCAACCAATTTATCAAGGAAAATCTTGCCGGCCTTTCAACTTTTGACATATCAATTCAAGGAAAAAAAGAAGATGCTTTTAAGGAGCCTGAGGCCTTAAAAGTTATTGAAAAGATTCAGACTTATATGGACAAAATAAAAGGAGTGGATAAAACTCTTTCCTTTGTTGATTTTTTAAAAGATATGAACAAGTCATTTCACAATGAAAATGATGATTTTTTAATAATTCCTGAATCAAGAGAGATGGTTTCTCAATATCTCTTAATTTATGATTCTGATGATATAAAAGAATATATTAATAACGATTTTGACCATGCACGAATTTCTGTTAGAATCTCTGAAGATTCAACAAAAGAACAAAAGATAATAATCCAAAAAATAAATGCTTACATTGAGCAGTCAGGTTTTGATGGTTTTAGTGTTCGAATAACAGGACGGGTTTTCAATGATGTTATTATGATAGACAGTCTGGTAAGAAGTCAGATTTGGAGTCTTTTTATTGCGGGTTTTATTATTATCAGCATTATGTTTGTAATAATGAAGTCTTTTAAACTTGGCTTCCTGAGTATAATACCTAATCTTTTACCAATTATAATCAACTTTGGGATCATGGGTTTTTTTGGGATACCCTTAAATGCAGCTACAGCTCTTATAGCTGCGGTTGCACTGGGGATAGCAGTTGATGACACAATTCATTTTTTAACTACTTATTCCAAGTATTCTAAAGTATCAGCCACTGCCTCACAAGCTGTTGATCTTACAATTATGGATAAAGGAAAAGCAATAATCACTTCATCTTTTATTTTAACCATTGGATTTGGAACCCTTGTTCTCAGCTCCTTTGTTCCATCCATATATTTTGGTCTTTTATGCTCAATAATAATGGTTACTGCTGTTATTGGGGATTTGCTTTTTTTACCGTCTTTGATTTTGTTTACATATAAAATAAAAAATAGGGAGATTGCTGATGAAGTCTTGTAA
- a CDS encoding PEP-CTERM/exosortase system-associated acyltransferase, with the protein MIKNSQQYGNFRFGIVDDENIKKDTFKMRYEVYVEEFGFEKKDDHQDGLETDEFENEAIHIACLNKSDSVVGTIRLVLNSPKGFPIEAIPNLTFVRKKPDKDKIAEVSRLTVSKDLRRRKEDGAYGIESYLTKKEGGILPDDGKIPKEMLGRKNPIIILGLCQIMYHESKRNGITHWYMITEDKLFFALRKYGFIFHPIGEKIFYHGWRTPYLGIVDEIEKELYRIDPNMFEVMMNGLEPEFYPDFYKKIKGL; encoded by the coding sequence ATGATAAAAAATAGCCAACAATACGGTAACTTCCGCTTTGGTATCGTTGATGACGAAAATATCAAAAAAGATACTTTCAAAATGCGTTATGAAGTTTATGTTGAAGAATTCGGATTTGAAAAAAAAGATGACCACCAAGACGGGCTTGAAACTGATGAATTCGAAAATGAAGCAATTCATATTGCATGCCTTAACAAATCCGACTCTGTTGTCGGAACCATAAGATTGGTTCTAAACTCACCAAAAGGATTTCCCATTGAAGCTATTCCAAACTTAACTTTTGTTAGAAAAAAACCTGACAAGGATAAAATAGCTGAAGTTTCCCGGTTAACAGTTTCAAAAGATCTTAGAAGACGCAAAGAAGATGGTGCCTATGGCATAGAATCCTACCTGACCAAAAAAGAAGGCGGTATTTTACCAGACGATGGAAAAATCCCAAAAGAAATGTTAGGAAGAAAAAATCCTATAATTATTTTAGGTCTGTGTCAGATTATGTATCATGAAAGCAAAAGAAACGGCATCACTCACTGGTATATGATAACAGAAGATAAACTCTTTTTTGCCTTAAGAAAATACGGTTTTATTTTTCATCCTATAGGTGAAAAGATTTTTTATCACGGATGGAGAACTCCCTACTTAGGCATAGTAGACGAAATTGAAAAAGAACTTTACCGGATTGATCCCAATATGTTTGAAGTAATGATGAATGGCTTGGAACCAGAATTTTACCCTGATTTTTACAAAAAAATTAAGGGCTTATAA
- a CDS encoding THxN family PEP-CTERM protein, which yields MKRFLLIITVTSLFLLFSILSTSAAPINNWNFNIQYGFSAYNSGVEGLNPNPEYNNLPTKLKWGTKGWITGTYSSHSSISVNPGSINSTIGLGEEKSGIVLTHENNPISTRIFHTTNYLETATLSSKLTITPEGLTGQSWDKYFDIQFFETPNNSNHPSDIFMVSGFDSLIQTFEIEGYTYEAIFGVEDFDPLTQYQKSLLGLDTSLDYFGFVTPENQSTSKDSWFSIDLISGPGNPVPEPSTLVLFGLGLLGFAGIIRKKIKH from the coding sequence ATGAAAAGATTTTTATTAATCATCACTGTCACATCGTTATTTTTATTGTTTTCTATTTTATCAACTTCTGCTGCACCAATAAACAATTGGAACTTTAATATCCAATATGGTTTTTCAGCCTATAACAGTGGAGTAGAAGGACTTAACCCTAATCCTGAATACAATAACCTTCCAACAAAATTGAAGTGGGGAACTAAAGGATGGATCACAGGTACCTATTCTTCCCACAGCTCTATCTCTGTTAATCCTGGCTCAATTAACTCAACAATAGGATTGGGAGAGGAAAAAAGTGGAATAGTTTTAACACATGAAAATAATCCAATATCCACAAGGATTTTCCACACTACAAACTATTTAGAAACAGCAACTCTTTCTTCAAAACTTACAATAACTCCTGAAGGATTAACAGGACAAAGCTGGGATAAATATTTTGATATTCAATTTTTTGAAACACCAAATAACAGTAACCACCCAAGCGATATCTTCATGGTTTCAGGTTTCGATTCTCTTATACAAACCTTTGAAATTGAAGGCTATACTTATGAAGCAATCTTTGGTGTTGAAGACTTTGACCCATTGACTCAATATCAAAAAAGCCTATTAGGACTTGATACTTCATTGGATTATTTTGGTTTTGTAACTCCAGAGAATCAGTCTACATCAAAAGACAGCTGGTTTTCTATAGACCTTATATCAGGCCCAGGAAATCCTGTTCCTGAACCATCAACTTTAGTTCTTTTTGGTCTTGGGCTACTTGGTTTTGCTGGAATAATCAGAAAAAAAATTAAACACTAA
- a CDS encoding TIGR03790 family protein, producing the protein MIRILKYFILFYFGSISFAFALLPEEVLVLANKNAAKSEGIAKYYMEKRNIPQKNLLTLWITDRETCTRKDYETKVIPPIRRFLEKNKNIRCIVSVYGLPLKISPPELKKEEQEQLEKFNGKKRYIEQLLKKNKSNIEIKNELSKINREIQNYKRRLDRAASFDSELFLVKKDDYDLKMWIPNPYFIKFTNKELFVKKEEVLMVSRIDGPDSKSCKRIVDDSIFAEKKGLKGKAYFDARWEYPGDKKVEGYGFYDKSIHEAHKFIKKNKIMETVLNDEQELFKEGECPETAIYCGWYSLANYIDSFSWERGSVGYHIASSECSTLKNPNSNVWCKKMIENGIAATIGPVGEPYVQSFPVPEVFFAYLLTSGLSLGESYLVSLPYISWKMVLVGDPLYRINLKK; encoded by the coding sequence ATGATAAGAATTTTAAAATATTTTATTTTGTTTTATTTTGGGAGCATTTCTTTTGCTTTTGCACTTTTGCCTGAAGAGGTTCTTGTTTTGGCAAATAAAAATGCTGCAAAAAGTGAAGGTATTGCAAAATATTATATGGAAAAAAGAAATATTCCCCAAAAAAATCTTTTAACTCTTTGGATTACAGATAGAGAAACCTGCACAAGAAAAGATTATGAAACAAAAGTTATCCCCCCCATAAGAAGATTTTTAGAAAAAAATAAAAATATAAGATGTATTGTTAGTGTTTACGGGCTTCCATTAAAAATTTCACCCCCTGAGCTGAAAAAAGAAGAGCAAGAACAATTGGAAAAATTTAATGGTAAAAAACGATATATTGAGCAGTTATTGAAAAAAAATAAAAGCAACATAGAAATAAAGAATGAACTTAGTAAAATAAATCGGGAAATTCAAAACTATAAGAGAAGACTCGACAGAGCAGCCTCATTTGATTCTGAGCTTTTTTTGGTTAAAAAAGATGATTATGACTTAAAAATGTGGATTCCCAATCCATATTTTATCAAATTTACTAATAAAGAGTTGTTTGTGAAAAAAGAAGAAGTTTTAATGGTTTCAAGAATTGACGGTCCTGATTCAAAGTCATGTAAACGGATTGTTGATGATTCCATTTTCGCAGAGAAAAAAGGGTTAAAGGGAAAAGCCTATTTTGATGCAAGATGGGAATATCCCGGCGATAAAAAAGTTGAAGGATATGGTTTTTATGATAAATCTATCCATGAGGCTCATAAATTTATAAAAAAGAATAAAATTATGGAGACTGTTTTAAATGATGAACAAGAACTTTTTAAGGAAGGCGAATGTCCTGAAACAGCAATTTATTGTGGATGGTACAGCCTTGCAAACTATATTGATTCCTTTTCCTGGGAAAGAGGTTCTGTAGGATACCATATTGCAAGCAGTGAGTGCTCAACCCTTAAAAATCCAAACTCAAATGTTTGGTGCAAAAAAATGATAGAAAATGGAATTGCCGCTACAATAGGACCTGTTGGAGAACCGTATGTTCAGTCTTTTCCTGTACCGGAAGTGTTTTTTGCTTATCTTCTAACCAGTGGTTTGTCCCTTGGAGAGTCTTATTTGGTGAGTCTGCCTTATATTTCATGGAAAATGGTTTTAGTTGGAGATCCTTTGTACAGGATAAATTTGAAGAAATGA
- a CDS encoding bifunctional sulfate adenylyltransferase/adenylylsulfate kinase yields MSNKINPPYKGKLLNLTPDEDEKIKRKEKAGQLVQVALSKRSMLDFELIANGGLSPLNGFMNKKDYDLVLEKMETSTGLFWPLPICLDIDQKTYEAVKNQKQAALTDEEGFQLAIIEIEDIWKPDKSKEAIKLFNTENSQHPGIKYLKTKTKEYYLGGTLRLIELPVHYDFKLLRFSPSELRQKFIKSGWKNIAGFQTRHPLHRLQFELCMNIIKENKKKLLIHQIAGETKPEDFDRYTRIRATQKIIDKFPVNSSRLNILPLYLRFAGYKDALFHSIISKNYGCSDLIVGHGHSNPIFKDRSGYFYDNELIKKQTYELSKEIGINIIPVPEMRYVYFEEEYQFIDQIPESNQSLSISGEEIRKRIKLGKNIPSWASFPEVLEEIEKNYPPPSRQGFTIFCTGLPSAGKSTIAKVLYSKFLEIGKRPVTLLDGDIVRRNLSNELNFSKEHRNINVERIGFVANEITKNRGIAICAPIAPYSETREKIRELIEPSGGFIEVFVSTPLNVCEERDRKGMYEKAKKGFIKDFTGVDDPYEIPENPEVIIDTTANSPEECAQMVIQELIRLGYL; encoded by the coding sequence ATGTCAAACAAGATTAATCCTCCATACAAGGGAAAACTTCTAAACCTTACTCCTGATGAAGATGAAAAAATAAAACGGAAAGAAAAAGCAGGGCAGCTTGTCCAGGTTGCACTCAGCAAGCGTTCTATGCTTGATTTTGAACTGATAGCCAACGGCGGTCTTTCCCCTCTCAATGGATTTATGAACAAAAAAGACTATGATCTTGTTTTAGAAAAAATGGAAACTTCCACAGGTCTTTTTTGGCCTCTTCCCATATGTTTGGATATAGACCAAAAAACTTATGAAGCTGTAAAAAATCAAAAACAGGCTGCCTTAACAGATGAAGAAGGATTTCAGCTTGCAATAATTGAAATAGAAGATATTTGGAAACCAGATAAATCAAAAGAAGCAATTAAGCTGTTTAATACTGAAAACAGCCAGCATCCCGGAATAAAATACCTCAAAACTAAAACAAAAGAATATTATCTTGGAGGAACTCTTAGGCTGATAGAGCTTCCTGTTCATTACGATTTTAAATTGTTAAGATTTTCACCATCAGAGCTAAGACAGAAATTTATAAAATCTGGATGGAAAAATATTGCAGGATTTCAAACAAGGCATCCTCTTCACAGACTTCAGTTTGAATTATGTATGAATATAATAAAAGAAAATAAAAAAAAGCTTCTCATCCATCAAATAGCAGGAGAAACTAAACCCGAAGATTTTGATAGATACACAAGAATACGAGCAACCCAAAAAATAATTGATAAATTTCCTGTTAACAGTTCAAGATTAAATATTTTGCCTCTTTATTTAAGATTTGCAGGATACAAAGATGCTCTTTTTCATTCCATAATTTCAAAAAATTACGGATGTTCTGATTTGATTGTGGGACATGGCCATTCAAACCCTATATTTAAGGATAGATCTGGATATTTTTATGATAATGAGCTGATTAAAAAACAAACTTATGAACTTTCAAAAGAAATAGGAATAAATATAATTCCTGTGCCTGAAATGAGATATGTATATTTTGAGGAAGAATATCAGTTTATTGACCAAATACCAGAATCCAATCAGTCTTTATCTATTTCAGGGGAAGAAATAAGAAAAAGAATAAAGCTTGGAAAAAACATTCCCTCCTGGGCAAGTTTTCCTGAAGTACTTGAAGAGATAGAAAAAAACTATCCTCCACCTTCAAGGCAGGGGTTTACAATTTTTTGTACAGGACTTCCAAGTGCAGGAAAATCAACAATTGCAAAAGTTCTTTATTCTAAGTTTCTGGAAATCGGCAAAAGACCAGTAACTCTTTTAGATGGTGATATAGTAAGAAGAAATCTTTCAAATGAGCTTAATTTTTCAAAGGAACACAGAAATATAAATGTTGAAAGAATTGGTTTTGTTGCAAATGAAATAACAAAGAACAGAGGGATTGCAATTTGTGCTCCCATTGCTCCATATTCAGAAACCAGGGAAAAAATAAGAGAACTTATTGAGCCAAGCGGTGGATTTATTGAAGTATTTGTATCAACTCCTCTTAATGTCTGTGAAGAAAGAGACAGAAAAGGAATGTATGAAAAGGCTAAAAAAGGTTTTATCAAAGATTTTACAGGAGTTGATGATCCCTATGAAATACCTGAAAATCCTGAAGTAATTATAGATACTACAGCAAATTCGCCTGAAGAATGTGCTCAAATGGTTATTCAGGAACTTATACGACTTGGATATTTGTAG
- a CDS encoding VanZ family protein, translating to MSILKKIKFPILFMILIFIESSIPLDGSSASPEFLMKLDPNIQNMLHIPLYAFLCILWLYSFQSLGFSFRKNIFFSFSITSIYGIFDEIHQTFIPGRYGGLTDVLLDVTGAFLGIILFRFIRRKNFFKTKS from the coding sequence ATGTCAATATTAAAAAAAATTAAGTTTCCGATTTTATTTATGATTCTGATTTTTATAGAATCATCTATTCCCTTAGACGGCAGTTCTGCTTCACCAGAATTTTTAATGAAGCTTGATCCCAATATTCAAAATATGCTCCACATCCCTCTTTATGCTTTTTTATGTATTTTATGGCTGTATTCTTTTCAAAGTTTAGGTTTTTCTTTTAGGAAAAATATTTTTTTCAGCTTTTCCATTACTTCAATTTATGGAATTTTTGATGAAATCCACCAAACTTTTATTCCTGGAAGATACGGCGGGCTTACAGATGTTTTGCTTGATGTTACAGGAGCTTTTTTGGGGATAATTCTTTTCCGTTTTATCAGGAGAAAAAATTTTTTTAAAACAAAGAGCTGA
- the asnB gene encoding asparagine synthase (glutamine-hydrolyzing): MCGICGIYNLDNNPVQKTQIEKMNSVMVHRGPDAGGILIDKNIGLGHRRLKIIDLETGDQPMQDKSGQISLVVNGEIYNYLELRKKLEKKGHTFLTKSDTETIIYSYLEYGEDFVKKLRGMFAIGLWDKKEQKLIITRDRVGKKPLYYYFDNKRLVFASELKSLLEINDIPKKIDYKALDAYFSYGYVPSPLSIIKNIKKLEPGQIGVFNLAGELKIKNYWDINFQTSSFNLSETDLIEKLTELFDEAVKIRLISDVPLGAFLSGGVDSSAVVASMAGFMDKPVKTSSIGFMEKEFNELSFASLVAKQYGTDHHESIVSADALDIINKMVWHLDEPFADSSSIPTWYVSKATRKNVIVALSGDGGDENFAGYTKRYSMVNLEDKIRKKIPDFLKKSFLPCFASIYPRIDSLPRPLRLKTFLTNISDSFENSYCRDMSFYFDSKTKDNLYSSKMKEKVKGFSSENVLLGYLNKCSKDMDAVSKAQYVDIKTYMTEDVLVKVDRMSMAHSLEVRSPILDHVFMEFAATIPLRLKLNGKESKYIFKKMNENRLPSEVLYRKKQGFSVPLSKWIKTDLKPVVEAALFSQNNGIEDFLDMDFLRKIYDNNLRGINDYSSQIWNVFMFALWKKEFGF, encoded by the coding sequence ATGTGCGGAATCTGCGGAATTTATAATTTAGACAATAATCCTGTTCAAAAAACTCAGATCGAAAAAATGAATTCTGTAATGGTTCATCGGGGCCCTGACGCTGGCGGAATTTTAATTGATAAAAATATCGGCTTAGGTCACAGAAGGCTTAAAATTATAGATCTTGAAACCGGTGACCAACCTATGCAAGATAAAAGCGGACAAATAAGCCTGGTTGTTAATGGTGAAATTTATAATTATTTAGAGCTTAGAAAAAAGCTGGAAAAAAAGGGTCATACTTTTCTTACTAAAAGCGATACAGAAACAATTATTTATTCATATCTTGAGTATGGGGAAGATTTTGTTAAAAAATTAAGGGGAATGTTTGCCATAGGGCTTTGGGATAAAAAAGAACAAAAGCTAATAATTACAAGGGACAGAGTTGGTAAAAAGCCTTTGTATTATTATTTTGACAATAAAAGGCTTGTTTTTGCATCTGAGCTTAAATCTCTTCTTGAAATTAACGATATACCAAAAAAAATTGATTATAAAGCTCTTGATGCTTATTTCTCATATGGTTATGTACCTTCTCCTTTAAGCATAATAAAAAATATAAAAAAACTTGAACCCGGTCAGATTGGAGTATTCAATCTTGCCGGAGAATTAAAAATAAAAAATTATTGGGACATAAATTTTCAAACCAGCTCTTTTAATCTTTCTGAAACAGACTTGATAGAAAAACTTACTGAGCTTTTTGATGAGGCTGTTAAAATAAGGCTTATAAGTGATGTTCCATTAGGTGCTTTTTTAAGTGGAGGAGTTGACTCAAGTGCTGTTGTTGCTTCAATGGCAGGGTTTATGGACAAACCTGTAAAAACTTCTTCCATAGGATTTATGGAAAAAGAGTTTAATGAGCTTTCTTTTGCTTCATTGGTTGCAAAACAATATGGAACAGATCATCATGAATCAATAGTCAGCGCAGATGCTCTTGATATTATTAATAAAATGGTTTGGCATCTGGATGAGCCTTTTGCAGATTCATCTTCAATTCCCACATGGTATGTTTCAAAAGCTACAAGGAAAAATGTAATAGTTGCATTATCAGGAGATGGAGGAGATGAAAATTTCGCAGGTTACACAAAAAGATACTCAATGGTAAATTTGGAAGATAAAATCAGAAAAAAAATTCCTGATTTTTTAAAGAAGTCCTTTTTACCTTGTTTTGCTTCAATATATCCAAGAATTGACTCTCTTCCGCGTCCCTTAAGACTTAAAACTTTTTTAACAAATATTTCTGATAGTTTTGAAAACTCATATTGCAGGGATATGTCTTTTTACTTTGACTCAAAAACAAAAGATAACCTTTACAGCTCTAAGATGAAAGAAAAGGTCAAAGGTTTTTCATCGGAAAATGTTTTGTTAGGTTATCTTAATAAGTGTTCCAAAGACATGGATGCAGTTTCCAAAGCTCAATATGTTGATATTAAAACTTATATGACAGAAGATGTTCTTGTAAAGGTTGACAGGATGAGCATGGCTCACTCTCTTGAGGTGAGATCTCCAATTCTTGACCATGTTTTTATGGAATTTGCTGCCACTATTCCTTTAAGATTAAAATTAAATGGTAAGGAATCAAAATATATATTTAAAAAAATGAATGAAAACAGACTTCCTTCTGAAGTTTTGTACAGAAAAAAACAAGGCTTTTCTGTTCCTTTATCAAAATGGATTAAAACTGATTTAAAACCTGTTGTTGAAGCTGCTTTGTTTAGTCAAAATAATGGTATTGAAGATTTTTTGGATATGGATTTTCTAAGAAAAATCTACGATAATAATTTAAGAGGAATAAACGATTACAGCAGTCAGATCTGGAATGTTTTTATGTTTGCACTCTGGAAAAAAGAGTTTGGATTTTAA
- a CDS encoding GNAT family N-acetyltransferase: protein MQISSLEWYKKRYFFSKKTMKIVAFDIENSSVKFVKEYVLKNGKVLKSYIINELDNDLISKFENAFSKMDFSPPFNIKDINTRLSQGYFFSVGMIDENIVGWTWGGVKKVYFDDFFTYINLEPENAFSFNSYVEKKYRGHDILKILIWNLVFSLKEQDYKKIWALIYPWNKSSIKAYINSGWTQDNSYLFINILGLKFHKPYKRKLKE, encoded by the coding sequence ATGCAAATATCAAGCCTGGAATGGTATAAAAAAAGATATTTTTTTTCTAAAAAAACAATGAAAATAGTTGCTTTTGATATTGAAAATTCCAGCGTAAAATTTGTAAAAGAGTATGTCTTAAAAAATGGAAAGGTTCTAAAGAGTTATATAATTAATGAATTAGATAATGATCTAATTTCTAAATTTGAAAATGCTTTTTCAAAAATGGACTTTTCCCCTCCGTTTAATATTAAAGATATAAATACAAGGCTTTCTCAAGGATATTTTTTTTCTGTAGGAATGATAGATGAAAATATTGTGGGTTGGACTTGGGGTGGTGTTAAAAAAGTTTATTTTGATGACTTTTTTACTTATATTAATCTTGAACCTGAAAATGCTTTTTCTTTTAATAGTTATGTAGAGAAGAAATACAGAGGACATGATATCCTGAAAATTCTAATCTGGAATTTGGTTTTTTCTTTAAAAGAACAAGATTATAAAAAAATTTGGGCATTGATATATCCCTGGAATAAATCTTCAATAAAAGCTTATATTAACAGCGGGTGGACTCAAGACAATAGTTATTTGTTTATTAATATTCTTGGGCTGAAGTTTCACAAACCATATAAAAGAAAATTAAAAGAATGA
- a CDS encoding DapH/DapD/GlmU-related protein produces MYKKDFLTKKLWTPWNKNFKRGPYNLIGKNISIGSYCIIEDGVIIGDNVQIGNYVFLKKGTIIESNVVIDSYVRSSGDNYIGKNTVIRYGVTIAKEVEIGESVFISPNVMTIYSTHKGVFIKKTIIKDRVFIGTAAVIGAGVVLEKDIVIGAMSYVVKDCKKVGKYVGVPARIIEN; encoded by the coding sequence TTGTATAAAAAAGACTTCTTAACAAAAAAGTTATGGACCCCGTGGAATAAGAATTTTAAAAGAGGTCCTTATAATTTAATTGGAAAAAATATCTCTATTGGCAGTTATTGTATAATTGAGGATGGAGTTATAATTGGGGATAATGTACAAATAGGAAATTATGTTTTTTTAAAAAAAGGAACAATAATTGAATCTAATGTTGTAATCGATAGTTATGTAAGATCTTCTGGAGATAATTACATTGGTAAAAATACCGTTATCAGATATGGGGTAACAATTGCAAAAGAAGTTGAGATTGGAGAGAGTGTTTTTATTTCTCCAAATGTAATGACAATTTATAGTACACATAAGGGGGTTTTTATAAAAAAAACAATTATTAAAGATAGGGTTTTTATTGGAACTGCTGCTGTTATAGGTGCTGGTGTTGTTTTAGAAAAAGATATTGTTATTGGTGCTATGTCTTATGTTGTAAAAGATTGCAAAAAAGTTGGAAAATATGTTGGTGTTCCTGCAAGGATTATAGAAAATTAG